A DNA window from Arachis hypogaea cultivar Tifrunner chromosome 18, arahy.Tifrunner.gnm2.J5K5, whole genome shotgun sequence contains the following coding sequences:
- the LOC112772505 gene encoding uncharacterized protein, translated as MAAEHVLELLDTYWFQTTVLSSLSKKTDIPTSSHNHQDHVLEQLCLDPKKLLRVPTLQVRSFSDQNLLLGDASFSDDSPSLDSVLLAPQKLRPILSGKEVGEEFSMEEDKISAKIHADEEEHNKEEASTRKKKQEGQRIRRRRFNRGKSSKSLSDLEFKELKGFMDLGFVFSEKDKDPTLVSLIPGLQRLGRSKEEDNNNGEEEEGVGVGVGLEKQKTDETVICRPYLSEAWGVLDKRNKLVKNPLLNWRVPTLENEIDMKDNLRFWAHTVASIVR; from the coding sequence ATGGCTGCAGAACATGTTCTTGAGTTGTTAGATACCTATTGGTTTCAAACAACAGTTCTATCAAGTTTATCCAAAAAAACAGATATTCCAACatcatcacacaaccaccaagatcATGTTTTGGAACAACTTTGTTTAGATCCAAAAAAGCTTCTTAGAGTTCCAACACTTCAAGTGAGGTCCTTCAGTGACCAAAACTTATTATTAGGTGATGCTTCTTTCTCTGATGATTCTCCGTCACTGGATTCTGTCCTCCTCGCACCACAGAAACTAAGGCCAATTCTCTCTGGCAAGGAAGTGGGTGAAGAATTTTCAATGGAGGAGGACAAAATCAGTGCCAAAATCCATGCAGATGAAGAAGAACATAACAAAGAAGAAGCTTCTACAAGGAAGAAGAAACAAGAAGGtcaaagaataagaagaagaagattcaACAGAGGGAAAAGTAGTAAGAGCCTTTCAGACCTTGAGTTCAAGGAGCTAAAAGGGTTCATGGACTTGGGTTTTGTGTTCTCTGAAAAAGACAAGGACCCAACTTTGGTTTCTCTCATACCAGGGTTGCAAAGGCTCGGAAGATCAAAAGAAGAGGATAATAataatggagaagaagaagaaggtgttggtgttggtgttggtttaGAGAAGCAAAAAACTGATGAAACTGTGATATGTAGGCCTTATCTATCTGAGGCTTGGGGTGTATTAGACAAAAGGAACAAGCTTGTGAAGAATCCATTGTTGAATTGGAGGGTGCCAACACTGGAGAATGAGATTGATATGAAGGATAATCTTAGGTTCTGGGCTCACACAGTTGCATCCATTGTAAGATAA